Proteins from one Vibrio pomeroyi genomic window:
- a CDS encoding 2OG-Fe(II) oxygenase translates to MNQLIDALSTQGYFVWDDFLTHEEVVALRDCIPDNWKKARIGRNDEVTRESTIRSDKIQWVRRDMGEPASLFLDKMEQIRLEANKAFFLGLFEYEAHFAKYEKGDFYQKHLDCFKGNENRRLTTVFYMNDEWTEEDAGELVVYDLKDNHIATIPPKSGRLFVFLSEQFPHEVLPTNTERFSIAGWFRINGVKDNQLDIAH, encoded by the coding sequence ATGAACCAACTAATCGATGCTCTTTCTACCCAAGGTTACTTTGTTTGGGATGACTTCTTAACGCATGAAGAAGTAGTGGCATTGAGGGATTGCATTCCAGATAACTGGAAAAAGGCTAGGATTGGCCGTAACGATGAAGTAACGCGAGAGTCGACCATTCGTAGTGACAAAATTCAGTGGGTACGCCGCGACATGGGCGAGCCAGCTTCTCTGTTCCTAGACAAGATGGAGCAAATTCGTTTAGAAGCAAACAAAGCGTTCTTTTTGGGTCTATTCGAGTACGAAGCGCACTTTGCTAAATACGAGAAAGGCGACTTCTACCAAAAGCACTTAGACTGTTTCAAAGGCAATGAGAACCGCCGTCTGACTACCGTGTTCTACATGAATGATGAGTGGACAGAAGAAGACGCAGGTGAGCTTGTGGTTTACGATCTAAAAGACAATCACATTGCAACCATTCCGCCAAAATCAGGTCGTTTGTTTGTGTTCTTGTCTGAACAGTTCCCACACGAAGTGCTGCCAACCAACACAGAGCGATTTAGCATTGCAGGCTGGTTCCGTATTAACGGCGTGAAAGACAACCAACTCGATATCGCCCACTAA
- a CDS encoding SgrR family transcriptional regulator codes for MSDLNMMRYYTRLESFEPNISHSVTLTEVADKLFTSLRHARTLLGKMHQAEWVVWEPKVGRNQRSNLTLRFSNPELAQHVASKLIEQGKYEKALSILDNDRAIFGSLLQETSGATMREGLLHVQLTYKRKFEDLFPHHIHRSSERFLIRQVFSCLVTCNGKGELKPELAHHWEYDSEQLVWTFYLRPGLTFHDGQPVDAKQLVSLFSALQTLPFYQTELAHVASVYSEQPLRISFQLTKADTGFAGLLAGVKYSVQPAAQVTREPSPLSSVSHAVVGTGPFKVVETNNERIKLAAFEHYYGCRSLTDEVTIWQFEESMTGSARFDDSQMQVSPYEDSACFHQLGKSDVELVSAETDGLRSRVEDGCLFILFNQNSVSNPLSDEQRKYVSGLANPQAILSQLEQNQGLFSVSLAKNILPSWQKLYRTPSKEVQLPKKMSIAVYNYYALYRCAICVSDILKRYGVEVEVNTYSFRELAQLSQSGDLKEDLVLCNLNLDDNAPSSLFSWLMNDPVLHSALGHMNSEWLKQRLDHHKASVELPNYLAELEPIASTLISDYWLVPMFHHLQTVRFQGILKNVAITNWGWPDFKNVWSAD; via the coding sequence TTGTCTGATCTAAACATGATGCGTTACTACACGCGGCTAGAGTCGTTCGAGCCAAACATTTCTCACTCCGTGACCTTAACGGAAGTGGCAGATAAGTTGTTTACAAGCTTGCGCCACGCTCGAACCCTGTTAGGCAAGATGCATCAAGCTGAATGGGTGGTGTGGGAACCAAAAGTTGGCAGGAATCAACGTTCTAACTTAACACTGCGTTTTAGCAATCCAGAACTGGCTCAGCATGTCGCGAGTAAGTTAATAGAGCAGGGCAAGTATGAAAAAGCGCTCTCGATTCTAGATAACGACCGCGCAATATTTGGTTCTCTTCTTCAAGAAACCTCGGGCGCGACAATGCGTGAAGGGCTGCTGCACGTACAATTAACCTATAAACGTAAGTTTGAAGACCTGTTCCCACACCATATTCACCGTAGTAGTGAACGATTTTTGATCCGGCAAGTATTCAGTTGCCTCGTCACTTGTAATGGTAAAGGCGAGTTGAAGCCTGAGCTAGCACACCATTGGGAATATGATTCTGAGCAGTTGGTTTGGACCTTCTATTTGCGCCCCGGACTAACCTTTCACGATGGACAGCCCGTTGATGCTAAACAGTTAGTCTCGCTGTTTTCAGCCTTGCAAACCTTACCTTTTTATCAAACAGAGTTAGCTCATGTTGCTTCGGTTTACAGTGAGCAGCCGTTAAGGATCAGCTTCCAACTCACCAAAGCAGACACTGGCTTCGCGGGCTTGTTGGCTGGCGTTAAGTATTCGGTTCAACCCGCAGCGCAAGTGACCCGTGAGCCGTCACCATTAAGCTCTGTGTCTCACGCGGTGGTGGGCACAGGCCCATTCAAAGTGGTCGAAACCAATAATGAGCGCATCAAGCTTGCTGCATTTGAGCACTATTATGGTTGTCGTTCTTTAACGGATGAAGTGACCATTTGGCAGTTCGAAGAGTCTATGACAGGCAGTGCTCGATTTGATGATAGCCAAATGCAGGTGTCGCCGTATGAAGATTCGGCCTGTTTTCATCAGTTAGGGAAAAGTGACGTAGAACTGGTTTCTGCGGAAACAGACGGTCTTCGTAGCCGAGTTGAAGATGGTTGTTTGTTTATCTTGTTCAATCAAAACTCTGTGTCGAACCCGCTAAGCGACGAGCAGCGAAAGTACGTTTCTGGGCTTGCCAATCCACAAGCTATCTTGTCTCAATTGGAACAAAATCAAGGCTTGTTCAGTGTGTCTCTGGCTAAGAACATACTGCCAAGTTGGCAGAAACTGTATCGAACCCCTTCGAAAGAGGTCCAACTACCTAAGAAGATGAGCATTGCCGTTTATAATTACTACGCGCTCTATCGTTGTGCTATTTGTGTATCAGACATCCTTAAACGATATGGGGTGGAAGTTGAGGTAAATACCTACAGTTTTCGCGAACTGGCGCAGCTCTCGCAGAGTGGTGATTTAAAAGAAGACTTGGTGCTGTGTAACTTAAACCTAGACGATAATGCGCCATCTTCGTTGTTCTCGTGGTTAATGAACGATCCTGTTTTGCACTCTGCATTGGGACATATGAATAGCGAATGGCTCAAGCAGCGTTTAGATCATCACAAAGCGTCGGTAGAACTGCCCAATTACTTAGCAGAGCTAGAGCCCATCGCATCGACATTGATCTCGGATTATTGGTTAGTGCCAATGTTTCACCATCTACAAACCGTGCGTTTCCAAGGCATCTTGAAAAACGTAGCCATCACCAACTGGGGATGGCCCGACTTCAAGAATGTATGGTCGGCTGACTAA
- a CDS encoding MBL fold metallo-hydrolase, which produces MKKYLLPILGVLAVVAIVSTGSQSNDNLDKLPKKFANSELEYKSGMSDIFSILKAYVTVERNEPVPRAALPLMPMTAEQLIEETEDVAYRLGHSSVMMKLDGKLVMTDPVFSDRASPVQWMGPKRFHPTPISLQELPDIDVVVISHDHYDHLDKGAVKVLADKVGTFLVPLRVGALLEKWGVDKEKIIELNWWESATASGIEFTLTPTQHFSGRGLLDRDQTLWGSWVINASDKKVFFSGDSGYFNGFKEVGERFGPFDLTMVETGAYNSLWADIHMFPEQSVQAHIDLQGKVMMPIHNSTFDLSMHDWQDPMEQALAISKKRNVQMVSPVMGERLVISEPVPVQAWWKLASN; this is translated from the coding sequence ATGAAAAAATATCTATTACCGATTTTAGGAGTACTTGCCGTGGTCGCTATCGTAAGCACAGGTTCACAATCAAATGACAATCTAGATAAGCTTCCGAAGAAGTTTGCTAACAGTGAGTTAGAGTACAAATCGGGCATGTCTGATATTTTTTCAATCTTGAAAGCGTATGTAACCGTGGAAAGGAATGAGCCAGTGCCGCGCGCTGCATTGCCTTTAATGCCGATGACAGCCGAGCAATTGATCGAAGAGACAGAAGACGTTGCGTACCGCTTAGGTCACTCAAGTGTGATGATGAAGCTGGATGGCAAGTTAGTGATGACGGATCCTGTGTTCAGTGACCGTGCATCGCCCGTTCAATGGATGGGGCCAAAGCGCTTCCACCCAACGCCAATCTCACTACAAGAATTACCTGATATTGATGTGGTAGTGATCAGCCATGATCATTACGACCATTTAGACAAAGGTGCGGTTAAAGTATTAGCCGACAAAGTAGGGACATTTTTGGTGCCACTCAGAGTTGGCGCACTATTGGAAAAGTGGGGCGTGGATAAAGAAAAGATTATTGAGTTGAACTGGTGGGAATCGGCAACAGCCTCAGGTATCGAGTTCACTTTGACGCCGACACAGCACTTCTCTGGCCGTGGCTTACTTGACCGTGACCAAACCCTATGGGGTAGCTGGGTGATTAACGCTTCAGACAAGAAAGTATTCTTTAGTGGTGACTCTGGTTACTTCAATGGCTTTAAAGAGGTTGGCGAGCGTTTCGGACCGTTTGATTTAACCATGGTAGAAACAGGCGCTTACAACTCGCTTTGGGCAGATATTCATATGTTCCCAGAACAAAGTGTTCAAGCACACATCGACCTTCAAGGTAAGGTGATGATGCCGATCCACAACAGTACGTTTGACCTTTCTATGCACGATTGGCAAGACCCAATGGAACAAGCATTGGCGATAAGTAAAAAGCGAAATGTACAGATGGTGAGCCCTGTTATGGGTGAACGACTCGTCATTTCAGAACCAGTACCTGTTCAAGCCTGGTGGAAACTGGCATCGAATTAG
- a CDS encoding MBL fold metallo-hydrolase, with translation MQLHTIKGYIQDMYLVEYPDKLLLLDGACRADIPHLKTFIETELMRDFSDLHTVVVTHMHPDHAGAAHKLRKLTNCNLVAANRDKDWYHGIGGVLMHLTDLALARWMANRLGKPKANLWYSRKLKPDYKLSDGESIPGFDDWLVLETPGHTDRDLSVYCPSHSVAYVADLMVEVKKKLIPPFPIFHPNKYRASVSRIYDMQLDTLLVAHGGQVDFSETAFEHLLMSAPRRPVTHWRVTKIKAKKLLLSIWRFGFQSHGKSKK, from the coding sequence TTGCAGCTGCATACCATTAAAGGTTACATCCAAGACATGTATTTGGTGGAGTACCCAGACAAATTACTGTTGCTTGATGGCGCATGTCGAGCCGACATCCCGCATTTGAAGACTTTCATTGAAACCGAGCTTATGCGTGATTTTTCTGATCTACACACGGTTGTGGTGACACACATGCATCCTGATCACGCAGGGGCAGCGCATAAGCTCAGAAAGCTAACGAATTGTAACTTGGTGGCGGCAAATCGAGACAAAGATTGGTATCACGGAATTGGTGGTGTCTTGATGCATCTGACTGATCTGGCGTTGGCTCGATGGATGGCGAATCGCTTAGGGAAGCCTAAAGCAAACCTATGGTATTCGAGGAAGTTAAAGCCGGACTACAAGCTGTCGGATGGTGAGAGCATTCCGGGTTTTGATGATTGGTTGGTTCTCGAAACGCCGGGTCATACCGACAGAGATCTTTCGGTTTATTGTCCATCTCACAGCGTTGCCTATGTGGCAGACCTAATGGTGGAAGTGAAAAAGAAACTGATTCCGCCTTTCCCTATCTTTCATCCTAACAAGTACCGAGCGTCAGTATCTCGAATCTATGACATGCAGCTGGATACCTTGCTGGTGGCGCATGGAGGACAAGTCGATTTTAGTGAGACAGCCTTTGAACACTTATTGATGAGTGCCCCAAGAAGGCCTGTGACGCATTGGCGGGTAACTAAAATCAAAGCTAAGAAACTGCTGTTATCGATTTGGCGTTTTGGTTTTCAGTCTCATGGTAAATCCAAGAAATAG
- a CDS encoding DUF2798 domain-containing protein gives MTIQATLTPTLPEQKGTPVLYKILVMMSLMLTIGGSLTAVMTYMNVGFGEAFIGNWLSSLALVVVIMMPIGMVMMTLVTKLVAKVLPNYGEKARNLIVGLIMAFIMESIMAFVTAANNIGFSDTSAFTSEWFNGFIAALPIGLAIMVVMSMTVKPKLERFMKS, from the coding sequence ATGACGATTCAAGCAACACTAACGCCAACTCTTCCTGAGCAAAAAGGCACACCCGTTTTATACAAAATTTTGGTCATGATGAGCTTAATGCTAACCATCGGCGGCAGCTTAACGGCCGTGATGACCTACATGAATGTCGGATTTGGTGAAGCATTCATCGGCAACTGGCTCTCTTCCTTAGCTCTAGTTGTCGTGATTATGATGCCAATTGGCATGGTGATGATGACTTTGGTGACTAAGTTGGTCGCCAAGGTATTACCCAATTACGGCGAGAAAGCTCGCAACCTAATCGTGGGATTGATTATGGCTTTTATCATGGAGTCCATCATGGCATTTGTAACAGCGGCAAATAACATTGGATTTTCGGATACATCGGCGTTTACCAGTGAATGGTTTAATGGATTTATTGCCGCACTTCCCATTGGCCTTGCGATCATGGTCGTGATGTCGA
- the rimK gene encoding 30S ribosomal protein S6--L-glutamate ligase yields MRIAILSRNENLYSTSRLKAAGEARGHQVDVIDTLHCDIDIASNNPKIRYMGEELPQYDAVIPRIGASITFYGTAVVRQFEMMGTFCINESVAISRSRDKLRSLQLLSRKGIGLPKTGFASRPDKIQDLIKNVGGAPLVIKLLEGTQGIGVVLAETNKAAESVIEAFMGLKANILVQEFIEEANGADIRCFVVGNKVIAAMKRQAGEGEFRSNLHRGGTAQLVKLSKEERATAINAAKIMGLNLCGVDILQSKNGPVVMEVNSSPGLEGIEKATGRDVADMIFEFIEKNAKPNANRTRGKG; encoded by the coding sequence ATGCGTATCGCAATTCTTTCTCGCAACGAAAATCTATACTCTACTTCTCGCTTAAAAGCGGCTGGAGAAGCACGTGGTCACCAGGTCGATGTTATCGACACGCTGCACTGTGATATAGATATCGCGAGTAACAATCCGAAGATTCGCTACATGGGTGAAGAGCTACCTCAATACGATGCTGTTATTCCACGTATTGGCGCTTCCATTACCTTTTACGGAACTGCGGTTGTTCGCCAATTCGAAATGATGGGCACTTTTTGTATCAATGAGTCAGTAGCAATCAGTCGTTCTCGCGACAAACTGCGCTCACTACAACTGTTGTCTCGTAAAGGTATTGGCTTACCAAAAACAGGTTTCGCTAGCCGCCCAGACAAAATTCAAGACTTGATCAAAAACGTAGGTGGCGCGCCACTGGTTATCAAGCTTCTTGAAGGCACTCAAGGTATCGGCGTTGTACTAGCAGAAACAAACAAAGCAGCAGAAAGCGTTATCGAAGCGTTCATGGGCCTAAAAGCGAACATCTTGGTTCAAGAGTTCATTGAAGAAGCAAATGGCGCAGACATTCGTTGTTTTGTTGTTGGCAATAAAGTAATTGCAGCGATGAAGCGTCAAGCTGGTGAGGGTGAATTCCGCTCTAACCTGCACCGTGGCGGTACAGCTCAACTGGTTAAACTATCTAAAGAAGAGCGCGCTACAGCGATCAACGCGGCGAAAATCATGGGGCTAAACCTATGTGGTGTAGATATTCTACAATCTAAGAATGGCCCAGTGGTAATGGAAGTGAACTCTTCTCCAGGCCTAGAAGGTATCGAGAAAGCGACAGGTAGAGATGTAGCAGACATGATTTTCGAATTCATCGAAAAAAATGCAAAACCAAACGCTAACCGTACTCGTGGCAAAGGCTGA
- a CDS encoding RimK/LysX family protein codes for MNNKMIIGNTEALCLPELGITGLHTRVDTGAKTSSLHVDNLLCVKTDGENFVEFDLHPDVYHLEETVRCKAKLKTSKKIKSSNGEVEHRCVIETMLKIGGQEWPIDITLSNRQDMTYMMLLGRQGMSDKVIVDPAGEFLLTH; via the coding sequence ATGAACAATAAAATGATCATAGGGAATACTGAAGCACTTTGCTTACCAGAGTTAGGGATAACTGGACTACATACACGTGTTGATACAGGGGCTAAAACCTCTTCTCTACACGTAGACAATCTACTATGTGTAAAAACAGACGGTGAGAACTTCGTGGAATTCGATCTTCACCCAGATGTGTACCACTTAGAAGAGACAGTGCGCTGCAAAGCGAAGCTGAAAACAAGTAAAAAAATCAAATCATCTAACGGCGAAGTTGAACACCGTTGTGTGATTGAAACCATGCTAAAAATCGGCGGCCAGGAATGGCCTATCGATATCACGCTAAGTAACCGTCAAGATATGACTTATATGATGTTGCTTGGTCGTCAAGGCATGAGTGACAAAGTGATTGTTGACCCAGCGGGTGAATTCCTGCTGACTCACTAA
- a CDS encoding MarR family winged helix-turn-helix transcriptional regulator: MSDNTSLESIFRLVHSLKRQMSEQIESLDSEIAPMNIRVMKIITKKSPCTAIDIAHFLNRDKAQVTRLVNALINQELVKKSPNPEDKRSQLLVLTDKGEEIMGKVSNIDREMLQRMTKGMAEDELEQFRKVANKMAKNLEDCAK, from the coding sequence ATGTCTGATAACACATCGCTAGAGTCTATCTTTCGCTTAGTGCACTCTTTGAAACGTCAAATGAGCGAACAGATTGAGAGCTTGGATTCTGAGATCGCACCCATGAATATTCGTGTCATGAAGATCATTACTAAGAAGTCTCCATGTACGGCTATCGATATCGCGCACTTCTTAAATCGCGATAAAGCGCAGGTCACGAGATTAGTTAACGCATTGATCAATCAAGAGCTTGTGAAGAAGTCTCCAAACCCAGAAGACAAGCGTAGCCAACTGTTGGTTCTGACCGATAAGGGTGAAGAGATCATGGGTAAGGTCTCGAATATTGATCGAGAGATGCTGCAGAGAATGACCAAAGGCATGGCCGAAGATGAACTAGAACAGTTCCGAAAGGTCGCCAACAAAATGGCTAAGAATCTGGAAGATTGCGCTAAGTAG
- a CDS encoding extracellular solute-binding protein, producing MNKLILAGVLSATAAMPAVATTQVTWWHAMGGQLGETVNKIATDFNASQDDYEITPIYKGSYTETLTAGIAAYRAGEAPNILQVFDAGAATIMNAKGVAKPVQDILVESGYSFDSNDYLAGVRNFYADNQGKMVGMPFNSSTPVLYYNKDLLAEVGVEAPKTYEELEVVAKKLKAEGHIAFSQSLTPWIMFENFKSRHNLPVADQNNGYDGLSTKLMFNTKDMMMHVSKMKEWSDLGYYKYYGSDWDANQTPFERQEVAMWMGSSGSFGGLRNRVPFELGTTYLPYWKSVNPDAGLTFIGGAALFALNGHDKQQDKGVAAFFDYLTKPETQVYWHKTTGYVPVTTAAYDLAKESGYYKEQPDAEVGVKQLSLKSGEWTKGYRLGYYPQIREVMHREFDNIFADRSSVENSLDKVEDESSKLLKRFARTMN from the coding sequence ATGAATAAGCTAATTTTGGCAGGCGTTCTTTCTGCAACAGCAGCAATGCCAGCGGTCGCAACGACTCAAGTCACTTGGTGGCACGCAATGGGCGGCCAACTTGGAGAAACCGTCAACAAAATTGCGACCGACTTTAATGCGTCACAAGATGATTACGAGATCACGCCAATATACAAAGGATCATATACAGAGACCTTAACGGCGGGTATCGCGGCCTACCGAGCAGGCGAAGCACCAAACATTCTACAAGTCTTCGATGCGGGCGCAGCAACCATCATGAACGCCAAAGGTGTCGCCAAACCAGTACAGGATATTCTGGTTGAGTCGGGTTACAGCTTTGATTCAAATGATTACCTAGCGGGTGTTCGTAACTTCTATGCCGACAACCAAGGCAAGATGGTAGGCATGCCTTTCAACAGTTCGACACCGGTTCTTTACTACAACAAAGACCTTCTTGCGGAAGTAGGTGTAGAAGCGCCTAAAACTTACGAAGAACTCGAAGTGGTTGCTAAGAAGCTAAAAGCAGAAGGCCATATCGCGTTTTCTCAATCTCTAACACCGTGGATCATGTTCGAGAACTTTAAATCTCGTCATAACCTACCGGTCGCTGACCAAAACAACGGCTACGACGGCCTATCGACCAAACTGATGTTCAACACCAAAGACATGATGATGCACGTCAGCAAGATGAAAGAGTGGTCAGATTTAGGTTACTACAAGTATTACGGCAGCGATTGGGATGCAAACCAAACACCTTTCGAACGCCAAGAAGTGGCAATGTGGATGGGTTCTTCTGGTTCATTCGGCGGCTTACGTAACCGCGTACCTTTCGAGTTGGGTACAACTTACCTTCCTTACTGGAAATCAGTTAACCCAGATGCAGGCTTAACCTTCATTGGTGGTGCAGCATTATTTGCACTGAATGGCCACGATAAACAGCAAGACAAAGGTGTCGCGGCGTTCTTTGATTACCTGACCAAACCTGAAACTCAAGTTTACTGGCACAAAACCACGGGCTACGTTCCGGTAACGACAGCGGCTTATGACCTAGCGAAAGAGTCTGGCTACTACAAAGAACAACCAGACGCAGAAGTGGGCGTTAAACAGCTGAGCCTAAAATCGGGCGAATGGACTAAGGGTTATCGCTTAGGTTACTACCCTCAGATTCGTGAAGTGATGCATCGTGAGTTCGACAACATCTTCGCTGACCGTTCTAGCGTCGAGAACAGCCTAGACAAAGTAGAAGATGAAAGCAGCAAGCTACTAAAACGCTTCGCTCGCACCATGAACTAA
- a CDS encoding major royal jelly family protein, whose protein sequence is MKKTIVNTILASTLLSTYAQAEIELIPTIKQATIVSTMSERPGNPSVTPDGRLLLSVHPLDHPATKVIELSVAGNQTPYPTTKYAQGENSKFKAVIAIRTDDNGVAWILDLATHSLTGWDTRKEVLVKSIKIPASVLKPTSFLQDFALDQKRQRIIIADMTQNDLKSEAIPAFITVDLNTGEAVRVAENHPSMKADSKTGFALNPITIDPSYEWVYFGAVNGRTVYRVKASEFDNNGQEVADNIEKYADKPYSDGITVDSAQNVYITDIERNAIGVSTPDGYRIIATLSDNQTWPDGMSFGPDGYIYVTVNQLDRTAALNNGKDTGIRPFEVVKIKALANGTTGR, encoded by the coding sequence ATGAAAAAAACAATAGTCAATACCATTCTTGCGAGCACTCTTTTATCCACTTATGCGCAAGCAGAGATAGAACTCATACCAACAATAAAACAAGCAACGATTGTTTCGACCATGAGTGAACGTCCAGGTAACCCTTCAGTTACACCTGACGGACGATTATTATTGAGCGTTCATCCACTTGACCATCCAGCAACCAAAGTCATTGAGTTAAGCGTAGCCGGAAATCAAACGCCATACCCGACAACGAAGTATGCACAAGGTGAAAACTCTAAATTTAAAGCCGTCATTGCAATCCGGACAGATGACAACGGAGTCGCATGGATTCTAGATCTCGCGACTCACTCATTAACAGGTTGGGATACTCGTAAAGAAGTATTGGTAAAATCGATAAAAATACCAGCGTCTGTTCTAAAACCAACAAGCTTCCTACAAGACTTTGCATTAGACCAAAAAAGGCAACGCATAATCATCGCTGATATGACCCAGAATGATCTAAAAAGTGAAGCAATCCCTGCCTTTATAACCGTTGACCTCAATACGGGTGAAGCTGTACGAGTAGCAGAAAATCATCCGTCAATGAAAGCCGACAGTAAAACCGGATTTGCGTTAAACCCAATAACCATAGATCCATCCTACGAATGGGTTTATTTCGGAGCAGTCAATGGCCGTACAGTTTACCGAGTAAAAGCGAGTGAGTTTGATAATAATGGGCAGGAAGTCGCAGACAATATTGAAAAATACGCCGATAAACCTTACTCCGATGGCATTACGGTAGACAGTGCTCAGAACGTTTATATTACCGATATTGAAAGGAATGCGATTGGGGTTTCCACTCCCGATGGATACCGAATTATTGCCACACTATCAGACAACCAAACTTGGCCTGATGGCATGTCATTTGGTCCTGACGGTTATATTTACGTAACGGTGAATCAACTTGATCGAACTGCAGCCTTAAACAACGGCAAGGATACTGGTATCAGACCATTCGAAGTCGTAAAAATCAAAGCTTTGGCGAATGGAACTACCGGGCGATAA